A genomic stretch from Oleomonas cavernae includes:
- a CDS encoding alpha/beta fold hydrolase → MDYYSGSGPSIEKLRTFIREYLVYDGSQVPEEVIRQRYEASIDPEVVAAPPLRRPSGLAAAIRMDFTRDRRLAKSTIPTLVLWGTADKVNRPSGGPALQARKPNTDLYLFANTGHWVQWERPEEFNAATAAFLNQQTPAGARR, encoded by the coding sequence TTGGACTATTACAGCGGCTCGGGCCCCAGCATCGAGAAGCTGCGGACCTTTATCCGCGAATATCTGGTCTACGACGGATCGCAGGTGCCGGAGGAGGTGATCCGACAGCGCTACGAGGCCAGCATCGATCCCGAGGTCGTGGCCGCCCCGCCCCTGCGCCGGCCGTCGGGCCTTGCCGCCGCCATCCGCATGGATTTCACCCGCGATCGCCGGCTGGCGAAAAGCACCATCCCGACCCTGGTGCTCTGGGGCACTGCGGACAAGGTGAACCGACCGAGCGGCGGCCCCGCCTTGCAGGCACGCAAGCCCAACACCGATCTCTATCTCTTCGCCAATACCGGCCATTGGGTGCAGTGGGAGCGGCCCGAAGAATTCAATGCCGCGACTGCCGCCTTCCTCAACCAGCAGACCCCGGCGGGGGCGCGGCGATGA
- a CDS encoding VOC family protein → MSDATDIFGAVAMGYVIVESNRLDDWRRFLKQGLGLHETAADGNALAFRIDAHARRFMVRRGNAEDVTVSGWQVRDEATLDIIRRRLADRNIEIEASSAEDAAFRGVKSFIRVKGPKGMAIELFTRAVTTDEPLNMLPSGFVTGPSGMGHFAITSKQPEKLLRFWQEIFDARLSDRISQEMSGITLDITFLRLNERHHSIAVAATRGLRLDPIRTRIQHMNLLVETLEDLSGTFERLTDLGYGMAHEIGQHPNDREVSFYVLTPSGFELELGWNALRVEEAGWKQGYYNAISVWGHKPEKNTPLDKFLLNLGNFRRGIRSLFATEYSPL, encoded by the coding sequence ATGAGTGATGCCACCGATATCTTCGGTGCGGTGGCCATGGGCTATGTCATCGTCGAGTCCAACCGGCTGGACGACTGGCGGCGCTTCCTGAAACAGGGCCTCGGCCTACACGAGACGGCGGCGGACGGCAACGCCCTCGCTTTCCGCATCGATGCCCATGCGAGGCGCTTCATGGTCCGACGCGGCAATGCGGAGGACGTCACCGTTTCCGGCTGGCAGGTGCGGGACGAGGCGACGTTGGACATCATCCGCCGGCGCCTCGCGGACCGGAACATCGAGATCGAGGCCAGCAGCGCGGAGGACGCGGCCTTTCGGGGCGTGAAATCCTTCATCCGCGTGAAGGGGCCGAAGGGCATGGCGATCGAACTGTTCACACGGGCCGTGACCACGGACGAGCCCCTGAATATGCTGCCCAGCGGCTTCGTCACCGGCCCGTCGGGCATGGGCCATTTCGCCATCACCTCGAAGCAGCCGGAGAAGCTGCTCCGCTTCTGGCAGGAGATCTTCGACGCCCGTCTCAGCGACCGTATCTCGCAAGAGATGTCCGGCATAACGCTGGACATTACCTTCCTGCGCTTGAACGAGCGCCATCACTCGATCGCGGTGGCAGCGACACGGGGCCTGCGCCTCGATCCGATCCGCACCCGGATCCAGCACATGAACCTCCTGGTGGAGACGCTGGAAGACCTCTCCGGCACGTTCGAACGGCTGACCGACCTCGGCTACGGGATGGCCCACGAGATCGGCCAGCATCCCAACGACCGGGAAGTGTCCTTCTATGTCCTGACCCCCTCCGGTTTTGAACTGGAACTGGGCTGGAATGCGCTCCGCGTCGAGGAAGCGGGCTGGAAACAGGGCTACTACAACGCCATCAGTGTCTGGGGCCACAAGCCGGAGAAGAACACGCCGCTCGACAAATTCCTTCTCAACCTGGGCAACTTCCGGCGGGGCATCAGGTCCCTGTTCGCCACCGAATACAGCCCCTTGTGA
- a CDS encoding TetR/AcrR family transcriptional regulator: protein MRVSAAQKRIRKAALELFAEKGTASVTVSELAAVSGVVRGTIYKNVPSPEKLFESIAAQLAEEMDQQIVASYRGVDDPALRLAIGMRLYIRRAHEEPNWGRFLVQFANTNKSLREIWSGPPIRDLTFGIESGRYDIGVEQIPGALSVIAGSTLAAIVLVLDGLRTWRDAGTDVAAMVLRALGIEKDEALVLATRLLPDLADLG from the coding sequence TTGAGAGTCAGCGCAGCGCAGAAGCGCATCCGGAAAGCCGCGCTGGAGCTTTTCGCCGAGAAGGGCACCGCGTCCGTGACCGTGAGCGAACTGGCAGCGGTGTCTGGTGTCGTCCGAGGGACGATCTACAAGAACGTGCCCTCACCCGAAAAACTATTCGAGTCGATTGCCGCGCAACTGGCTGAGGAGATGGACCAGCAGATTGTCGCGAGCTACCGGGGCGTCGACGATCCGGCGCTCCGCCTCGCCATTGGTATGAGGCTCTATATTCGCCGCGCACACGAGGAGCCGAATTGGGGCCGTTTCCTCGTGCAATTCGCGAACACCAACAAGTCGCTACGGGAAATCTGGAGCGGGCCCCCGATCAGGGACCTGACCTTCGGCATCGAGAGTGGCCGATACGATATAGGGGTGGAGCAAATACCGGGCGCGCTTAGTGTCATTGCTGGTTCGACGCTGGCGGCTATTGTCCTCGTCTTGGATGGTCTGCGTACCTGGCGCGACGCGGGTACCGATGTCGCTGCCATGGTATTGCGCGCCCTAGGTATCGAGAAGGACGAGGCGCTAGTGCTTGCTACGCGCCTCCTGCCTGATCTCGCCGACCTCGGTTGA
- a CDS encoding SDR family NAD(P)-dependent oxidoreductase, translating into MSMFDLTGQVALVTGSTRGIGHAIAAAFAAQGALAIVSGRDPAGTEAAAAAINAAGYPGKAIGIAGDVGLKPDMERLVSEAEAKAGPIDILVCNAAVNGYLGPITGIGDDQFRRILEHNLLSPLWLAALVAPGMKERKKGSIIIISSVGGIVPSTILGAYGVSKAADLHLARTLATELGPSGIRVNCIAPGVVRTDFSRKLWENPMIAEMVEQRCPMRRLGETEDITGAAVYLASDASRFMTGQALVLDGGASLGGI; encoded by the coding sequence ATGAGCATGTTTGATCTGACCGGGCAGGTCGCGCTGGTGACCGGTTCGACCAGAGGTATCGGCCACGCCATCGCCGCAGCCTTTGCGGCCCAGGGGGCGCTCGCCATCGTGTCCGGCCGCGACCCCGCCGGCACCGAGGCGGCCGCGGCCGCGATCAACGCCGCCGGCTACCCCGGCAAGGCGATCGGCATCGCCGGCGACGTCGGCCTGAAGCCGGATATGGAACGCCTGGTGTCCGAGGCCGAAGCAAAGGCAGGGCCGATCGACATCCTCGTCTGCAATGCGGCGGTCAACGGCTATCTCGGCCCGATCACAGGTATCGGTGACGACCAGTTCCGCCGGATCCTGGAGCACAACCTGCTCTCGCCCTTGTGGCTGGCCGCCCTTGTCGCGCCCGGCATGAAGGAGCGGAAGAAGGGATCGATCATCATCATCTCGTCGGTCGGCGGCATCGTGCCTTCCACCATCCTTGGCGCCTACGGTGTCTCGAAGGCGGCAGATTTGCATCTCGCCCGGACGTTGGCGACCGAACTCGGCCCTTCGGGCATCCGCGTCAACTGCATCGCCCCCGGCGTGGTCCGCACCGACTTCTCCCGCAAGCTGTGGGAGAACCCGATGATCGCCGAGATGGTCGAGCAGCGCTGCCCCATGCGCCGCCTCGGCGAGACGGAGGACATCACGGGGGCGGCTGTCTATCTCGCCTCCGACGCTTCGCGCTTTATGACCGGCCAGGCCCTGGTGCTCGACGGCGGCGCCAGCCTCGGCGGCATCTGA
- a CDS encoding metal-dependent hydrolase, whose protein sequence is MAYETHKNEIVTRDNLDFGIDESLPKYWWGGNPYRTRLFDAVQCTFPDGERYFIKSVVAFRQKVSDPVLLADVRAFSRQEGQHGIAHQQYNALVEGRGVPLTKIIQPAIDRFNRFSARLSPEFNVAITAAAEHFTAMMAECFFAKKATMAEVEPHMKAMLAWHAIEEMEHRAVAFDVMKKIAKVGYFKRVWALIYLQGGMYEVMVRMPHAMLKADGFTRLQRWRMQIRNIPWLLRLFGPLNRKALSYFKPGFHPLKSPRCTTTRIGWRPMSRPGIHTWRHRPWSPRPTRTQKRRRETMVPKSYKNEIVARDNLDFGVDETMPRFWWGGSPYRTRLFDATQATFPEGERYFIKSVVAFRQKITDEALLADVRSFSRQEGQHGIAHEKYNALMENQGIPLGKIMQRIMKRLRYRSEHFSPEFNVAITASAEHFTAMMAECFFAKKWVMADVDPRMRAMLAWHAIEEMEHRAVAFDVMKKVAKVGYFKRIAALLYGQLDMYEVMFRIPHEMLKADGFTRLQRWGMQISNIPWLIKMFGPLNRKVLSYFKPGFHPLKSPPMHNYPKWLAAYQRSGNPHEAAEALVAASL, encoded by the coding sequence ATGGCGTATGAAACCCACAAGAACGAGATCGTCACCCGCGACAATCTGGATTTTGGCATCGATGAATCGCTGCCGAAATACTGGTGGGGCGGAAACCCTTACAGGACCCGCCTGTTCGATGCGGTCCAGTGCACCTTCCCCGACGGCGAGCGCTATTTCATCAAGAGCGTGGTCGCCTTCCGGCAGAAGGTATCGGACCCGGTCCTCCTGGCCGATGTCCGCGCCTTCTCGCGGCAGGAGGGACAGCACGGCATCGCCCACCAGCAGTACAATGCCCTGGTCGAGGGGCGCGGCGTGCCGCTCACCAAGATCATCCAGCCGGCCATCGATCGCTTCAACCGCTTTTCGGCGCGGCTGTCACCCGAGTTCAACGTGGCGATCACAGCGGCGGCAGAACACTTCACGGCGATGATGGCCGAATGCTTCTTTGCCAAGAAGGCAACGATGGCGGAGGTCGAGCCGCACATGAAGGCCATGCTCGCCTGGCACGCGATCGAGGAGATGGAGCATCGCGCCGTCGCCTTTGACGTCATGAAGAAGATTGCCAAGGTCGGCTACTTCAAGCGCGTCTGGGCACTCATCTATCTGCAGGGTGGGATGTACGAGGTCATGGTCCGGATGCCGCACGCGATGCTGAAGGCAGATGGCTTTACCCGCCTGCAGCGCTGGAGGATGCAGATCAGGAACATCCCCTGGCTCCTCCGCCTGTTCGGGCCACTCAACCGCAAAGCGCTTTCCTATTTCAAGCCCGGGTTCCACCCGCTCAAAAGTCCCCGATGCACAACTACCCGCATTGGCTGGCGGCCTATGAGCAGACCGGGAATCCACACATGGCGGCACAGGCCCTGGTCGCCGCGTCCTACTAGAACGCAGAAACGAAGGAGAGAAACGATGGTGCCCAAATCCTACAAGAATGAAATCGTCGCGCGCGACAACCTCGATTTCGGCGTGGACGAAACGATGCCGAGGTTCTGGTGGGGCGGAAGTCCCTACCGGACCCGCCTGTTCGACGCGACCCAGGCCACCTTCCCGGAAGGCGAGCGCTACTTCATCAAGAGCGTGGTCGCGTTCAGGCAAAAGATTACCGATGAGGCTCTTCTGGCGGATGTCCGGTCCTTCTCGCGGCAAGAGGGGCAGCATGGCATCGCCCACGAGAAGTATAACGCCCTGATGGAAAACCAGGGGATTCCCCTCGGCAAGATCATGCAGCGAATCATGAAACGGCTCAGGTACCGCTCCGAACACTTTTCGCCAGAGTTCAACGTGGCGATTACCGCGTCGGCCGAGCATTTCACGGCGATGATGGCCGAGTGCTTCTTTGCCAAGAAATGGGTCATGGCCGATGTCGACCCTCGCATGCGGGCGATGCTCGCCTGGCACGCGATCGAAGAGATGGAACATCGTGCGGTGGCCTTCGATGTCATGAAGAAGGTCGCCAAGGTCGGCTACTTCAAGCGCATCGCGGCATTACTCTATGGGCAATTGGACATGTACGAAGTAATGTTCCGCATTCCCCATGAGATGCTGAAGGCGGATGGCTTTACCCGTCTGCAGCGCTGGGGCATGCAGATCAGCAATATCCCCTGGCTCATCAAGATGTTCGGGCCCCTCAACCGCAAGGTGCTTTCCTACTTCAAGCCGGGATTCCATCCGCTCAAGAGCCCTCCGATGCACAACTATCCCAAGTGGCTGGCCGCCTATCAGCGCAGTGGGAATCCACACGAGGCGGCCGAGGCCCTGGTCGCAGCGTCGCTCTAG
- a CDS encoding DUF2274 domain-containing protein, whose product MTKLKLGPFEDDKVVRATVELPASLHRDLVAYVETPPHQIGQAVTDPLTLIVRMLQRFIATDRGFAKAKKPKSTLLLTVSSDLASLPR is encoded by the coding sequence ATGACCAAACTCAAGTTGGGCCCGTTCGAAGATGACAAAGTTGTTAGAGCAACCGTGGAACTGCCAGCATCGCTCCACCGTGACCTCGTCGCCTATGTGGAAACTCCCCCGCATCAGATCGGCCAGGCGGTCACCGATCCGTTGACGCTGATCGTCCGAATGCTTCAGCGCTTCATCGCGACGGACAGAGGATTCGCCAAGGCAAAGAAGCCGAAGTCCACGCTGCTCCTCACAGTGTCTTCGGATCTAGCTTCTCTTCCGCGATAG
- a CDS encoding alpha/beta fold hydrolase has product MTDAPLMIEHLYTQYGVILRGLGDRGHFKVPYWGELLVRHGMVLGSPEVCSALMQAGQHILVFPGGAREVMRRKGEAYKLIWKQRTGFARLAIEHGYDIIPFGVVGPDESYRILFDANDMTRPGWRQGLLERSGLMKYTRGGDFLPPAVLGLGPTLIPRPQRYYFGFGPRIPTEAAKGRQDDKDTVWALREQVAAAVESQIERLKQYREQDRPAPGVRSGAGWRRFNNDKQEERAMTDQTPDVVSRHVTFGNRRIFVSEAGEGYPVVMLHGGGPGASGLSNYGRNIGPLSAHFRVIVPDMLGYGQSTKGVNRRDPFGDLADAMLALLDALKIEKAHFIGNSLGGACALRLGLDRPSRVSALVLMGPAASAPPAPCPPPG; this is encoded by the coding sequence CTGACCGACGCGCCCCTGATGATCGAGCATCTCTACACGCAATACGGCGTGATCCTGCGCGGGCTGGGCGACCGCGGGCATTTCAAGGTGCCCTACTGGGGCGAGCTTCTCGTGCGGCACGGCATGGTGCTGGGCTCGCCCGAGGTCTGTTCGGCCCTGATGCAGGCCGGCCAGCACATACTGGTTTTTCCGGGCGGCGCACGAGAGGTCATGCGCCGCAAGGGTGAGGCCTACAAGCTGATCTGGAAGCAGCGCACGGGCTTTGCCCGCCTCGCCATCGAACATGGCTACGACATCATCCCCTTCGGCGTGGTCGGCCCGGACGAGAGCTACCGCATCCTCTTCGATGCCAACGACATGACCAGGCCCGGCTGGCGCCAAGGCCTGCTGGAACGAAGCGGCCTGATGAAGTACACGCGCGGCGGCGATTTCCTGCCCCCAGCCGTGCTGGGCCTCGGGCCGACACTGATCCCCCGGCCCCAGCGCTACTACTTCGGCTTCGGCCCGCGCATCCCGACCGAAGCGGCGAAGGGCCGGCAGGACGACAAGGACACCGTCTGGGCGTTGCGGGAACAGGTCGCCGCTGCCGTCGAGAGCCAGATCGAGCGCCTCAAGCAATACCGGGAACAGGACCGCCCCGCACCTGGAGTGCGGTCCGGCGCTGGCTGGCGCCGCTTCAACAATGACAAACAGGAGGAGAGGGCAATGACCGACCAGACACCAGACGTCGTCTCGCGGCATGTAACCTTCGGCAACCGCCGAATCTTCGTCAGCGAGGCCGGTGAGGGTTATCCGGTGGTCATGCTGCACGGCGGCGGGCCGGGCGCTTCGGGCCTGTCCAACTACGGCCGCAACATCGGGCCGCTATCGGCGCATTTCCGGGTGATCGTGCCGGACATGCTGGGCTACGGCCAGTCGACCAAGGGCGTGAATCGCCGGGATCCCTTCGGCGATCTGGCCGATGCCATGCTCGCCCTGCTCGATGCCCTGAAGATCGAAAAGGCGCATTTCATTGGCAATTCGCTGGGTGGCGCCTGCGCGCTGCGCCTCGGCCTCGACCGGCCGAGCCGGGTCTCCGCCCTGGTGCTGATGGGCCCGGCGGCATCGGCACCACCCGCGCCCTGCCCACCCCCGGGCTGA
- a CDS encoding MFS transporter — protein MPQDLPNPAGAAAAIDDNRIAPEKWLVLGAIFLAAVMMPLSAIAPVVALPAIGAELGGGAFAINWIVNGAFLAFGSAVMAAGALADLFGRKRLFTLGLCTYSLLSLVVAASPTILVLDVARTLQAAAAALAMIAGFAALAQEFEGAARTRAFSILGTGFGIGIAFGPIIGGALVGSLGWRAIFVMAAVLSLGVLLVSAPRLRESRDPDARRFDAWGVVTFTLTLALLTLGIMQGPQSGWDSLPVLALFAGFGVMLAVFLAVERAQVRPMLDVTLFTYPRFLAVLSLPVAVAYSFIVVLFVLPARLVGVEGMLAAEVGLLMLPLSGPITIIPFLGALLTKWVPPGLLSGMGLIIGAGGLVLLALVEPGAGALAFVLPLLMIGVGAAIPWGLMDDLAVSVVPTERAGMAVGIFATARVAGESIAIAVTGAILLGFTQAGLRDAAPGALSPEAVVAAANGMVGGRIAEAALAAPALDGSVLTRLYGNAFSAAMLVLALITFAAALAAIGFVRRHEVKGMEPPPVTESKLALCEAESL, from the coding sequence ATGCCGCAGGATCTCCCCAACCCGGCCGGTGCGGCCGCGGCGATCGACGACAATCGCATCGCGCCGGAAAAATGGCTGGTACTGGGCGCCATCTTCCTGGCCGCGGTGATGATGCCATTGAGCGCCATCGCGCCCGTGGTCGCCCTGCCGGCCATCGGGGCTGAGCTGGGCGGCGGCGCGTTCGCCATCAACTGGATCGTCAACGGCGCCTTCCTGGCCTTCGGCAGCGCCGTGATGGCGGCAGGTGCGCTGGCCGACCTGTTCGGACGCAAGCGCCTGTTCACCCTGGGGCTCTGCACCTATTCGCTGCTCTCGCTGGTGGTTGCCGCCTCGCCCACCATCCTGGTACTCGATGTCGCCCGCACGTTGCAGGCGGCGGCGGCCGCCCTGGCCATGATCGCAGGCTTCGCCGCCCTGGCGCAGGAATTCGAGGGGGCTGCGCGCACCAGGGCCTTCAGCATTCTGGGCACCGGCTTTGGCATCGGCATCGCTTTCGGGCCGATCATCGGCGGCGCCCTGGTCGGCAGCCTGGGCTGGCGCGCAATCTTCGTGATGGCCGCGGTGCTCAGCCTGGGCGTGCTGCTGGTCAGCGCCCCCAGGCTGCGGGAGTCGCGTGATCCAGACGCCAGGCGCTTCGATGCCTGGGGTGTCGTCACCTTCACCCTGACCCTGGCTCTGCTCACCTTGGGCATCATGCAGGGACCGCAGAGCGGCTGGGACAGCCTGCCCGTGCTCGCACTCTTCGCCGGCTTCGGTGTCATGCTGGCGGTCTTCCTGGCGGTCGAACGGGCACAGGTCCGGCCCATGCTGGACGTAACCCTGTTCACCTATCCCCGCTTCCTCGCGGTGCTGTCGCTGCCGGTCGCCGTCGCCTATTCCTTTATTGTCGTGCTGTTCGTCCTTCCCGCCCGGCTTGTAGGAGTCGAAGGCATGTTGGCGGCGGAGGTTGGCCTGCTGATGCTCCCCCTCAGCGGTCCCATCACCATCATCCCCTTCCTGGGTGCCTTGCTGACGAAATGGGTGCCGCCGGGCCTGCTTTCGGGCATGGGCCTGATCATCGGGGCGGGCGGCCTCGTGCTCCTGGCCCTCGTCGAACCAGGGGCGGGGGCACTGGCTTTTGTGCTTCCCCTGCTGATGATCGGCGTAGGCGCGGCAATTCCCTGGGGCCTGATGGACGATCTCGCCGTCAGCGTCGTGCCCACGGAACGGGCGGGCATGGCGGTTGGCATCTTTGCCACCGCCCGGGTCGCGGGGGAGAGCATTGCCATTGCCGTCACCGGCGCCATTCTGCTGGGCTTCACCCAGGCTGGTTTGCGGGACGCAGCGCCGGGAGCCTTGTCGCCCGAGGCGGTCGTCGCCGCTGCCAACGGCATGGTTGGCGGCAGGATCGCCGAGGCTGCGCTGGCCGCGCCGGCGCTGGACGGCAGCGTGCTGACCCGACTCTATGGCAACGCCTTCTCCGCCGCGATGCTGGTGCTTGCCCTCATCACCTTTGCCGCGGCGCTGGCTGCGATTGGCTTCGTCCGACGCCACGAGGTGAAAGGAATGGAGCCCCCGCCGGTGACTGAGAGCAAGCTGGCCTTGTGCGAGGCAGAAAGCCTGTAA
- the mhpA gene encoding bifunctional 3-(3-hydroxy-phenyl)propionate/3-hydroxycinnamic acid hydroxylase MhpA, which translates to MNQKNTQAFAADVVISGLGPTGLTLAHILGRRGHRVIVLEKEPVFYGNARAVYTDDECMRIFQSIGVAQEVATKMMPETPVQFVRKDGSVLGQYRPLKRVFGWPVVNFFYQPYLETQLTDLLARYPNVEVRRGRELIDFTQDEGGVIVTHQATREVRFGDATGARVNLDVDADAQRLRAKYLVGADGGRSPVRTRLGIEMTGRNFPEPWLVVDLKRRPGRDGLRHLPYFNFVVNPRLPVVSCVQPDGFHRFEFMLMPGMTKEWMEKPETVRQLLADYVDPDDFEIKRKLVYTFNALIVKEWRRGRVLLAGDAAHMTPQFMGQGASSGIRDAYNLGWKLSGVLDGLYGDEVLDSYGRERHGHAKAMIDVSVFMKDTVSMTNPIGTLLRDAVLHIVQTVPAFRRWAEEGGFKPQPAYARGQYLGLPRRGRSRPEGALAPQPEVRLIDGRRMLLDDVLGEGFALVGFKCDPREGLSAAQRDNLARLGTRFVTLYPYAGRPQGMKEVARSVDPALSEVEDLGGHMVDWFRKAGFKHEGVAILRPDRFAFGVVSPSQCSRAVDDLIRQLALQPQKAERQYA; encoded by the coding sequence ATGAATCAGAAGAACACCCAGGCTTTCGCGGCGGATGTTGTCATCTCGGGCCTCGGCCCGACCGGCCTGACCCTCGCCCATATCCTCGGCAGGCGCGGGCACAGGGTGATCGTGCTGGAGAAGGAACCGGTCTTCTACGGCAACGCCCGCGCCGTCTATACCGACGACGAATGCATGCGCATCTTCCAGTCGATCGGCGTCGCCCAGGAGGTTGCAACGAAGATGATGCCGGAGACCCCGGTGCAGTTCGTGCGCAAGGATGGCAGTGTGCTCGGCCAATACCGGCCGCTGAAGCGGGTCTTCGGTTGGCCGGTGGTGAATTTCTTCTACCAGCCGTATCTGGAAACCCAGCTTACCGACCTGCTCGCCCGCTATCCCAACGTCGAGGTGCGGCGCGGGCGTGAACTGATCGACTTCACCCAGGACGAGGGGGGCGTCATCGTCACCCACCAGGCGACGCGGGAAGTCCGCTTCGGCGATGCCACGGGCGCCAGGGTCAACCTGGATGTCGATGCGGACGCGCAGCGGCTTCGGGCGAAATATCTCGTCGGCGCCGACGGCGGCCGCAGCCCGGTGCGCACCAGGCTCGGCATCGAGATGACGGGCAGGAACTTCCCCGAGCCCTGGCTGGTCGTAGACCTGAAGCGCAGGCCGGGCCGCGACGGCCTGCGCCATCTCCCTTATTTCAACTTCGTGGTCAATCCGCGCCTGCCGGTGGTGAGCTGCGTGCAACCGGATGGTTTCCATCGCTTCGAATTCATGCTGATGCCCGGCATGACCAAGGAATGGATGGAAAAGCCCGAGACCGTTCGGCAGTTGCTCGCCGACTACGTCGACCCGGACGATTTCGAGATCAAGCGCAAGCTGGTCTATACGTTCAACGCCCTGATCGTGAAGGAATGGCGCCGCGGCCGCGTGCTGCTGGCCGGCGATGCCGCCCATATGACGCCGCAGTTCATGGGCCAGGGCGCCTCTTCCGGCATCCGCGACGCCTACAACCTCGGCTGGAAACTGAGCGGCGTGCTGGACGGCCTCTACGGCGACGAGGTGCTCGACAGCTACGGCCGCGAACGGCATGGCCACGCCAAGGCGATGATCGACGTTTCCGTGTTCATGAAGGACACGGTCTCGATGACCAACCCCATCGGCACCCTGCTGCGGGACGCGGTGCTGCACATCGTCCAGACCGTCCCGGCCTTCCGCCGATGGGCCGAAGAAGGCGGCTTCAAGCCCCAACCGGCCTATGCCCGGGGCCAGTACCTGGGCCTGCCGCGCCGGGGCCGCAGCCGCCCCGAAGGCGCACTCGCCCCCCAGCCGGAAGTTCGGCTGATCGACGGACGACGCATGCTCCTGGACGATGTCCTGGGCGAAGGCTTCGCCCTCGTCGGGTTCAAATGCGATCCGCGCGAGGGCCTGTCGGCGGCCCAGCGGGACAACCTGGCCCGGCTCGGCACGCGCTTTGTCACGCTCTATCCTTATGCCGGCCGGCCCCAGGGCATGAAGGAGGTCGCCCGTTCCGTGGACCCCGCATTGTCGGAGGTCGAGGACCTGGGCGGCCATATGGTCGACTGGTTCCGCAAGGCCGGCTTCAAGCACGAGGGCGTCGCCATTCTGCGGCCTGACCGCTTCGCCTTCGGCGTCGTCAGTCCCAGCCAGTGCAGCCGCGCGGTCGACGACCTGATCAGGCAATTGGCGCTTCAACCCCAAAAGGCCGAACGGCAGTACGCGTAA
- a CDS encoding 2-keto-4-pentenoate hydratase, with amino-acid sequence MSSDFENVAQRLRDAYVTSAVPPLRDSLSPTDASGAYRVQSINTRFWQESGRRIVGRKIGLTAKAVQAQLGVDQPDFGVLFDDMAIPDGGTLDPAAVIQPKAEAEVALVLARDFDNLKATITDVINAVAYALPAIEIVDSRIADWKITFADTVADNGSSAFFVLGTEPKLLAGLDLRTCGMALEVDGNVASLGAGVACLGHPLNAAAWLARTLSAAGTPLRAGDIVLTGALGPMVPIVPGNRITAAIGGLGTCGFRLGERA; translated from the coding sequence ATGAGCAGCGATTTCGAAAACGTGGCGCAGCGCCTGCGTGATGCCTATGTCACCAGCGCCGTGCCACCCTTGCGCGACAGCCTGTCCCCCACCGATGCCTCCGGCGCCTATCGGGTGCAATCCATCAACACGCGCTTCTGGCAGGAGAGCGGGCGCCGCATCGTCGGCCGCAAGATCGGCCTGACAGCCAAGGCGGTACAGGCGCAGCTCGGCGTCGACCAGCCCGACTTTGGCGTGCTGTTCGATGATATGGCCATTCCCGACGGCGGCACACTCGATCCCGCTGCCGTGATCCAGCCGAAGGCGGAGGCCGAGGTCGCCTTGGTGCTGGCCCGCGATTTCGACAACCTCAAGGCGACGATCACCGACGTAATCAATGCCGTTGCCTATGCCTTGCCTGCGATCGAGATCGTGGACAGCCGCATCGCCGATTGGAAGATCACCTTCGCAGACACGGTGGCGGACAACGGCTCCTCTGCCTTCTTCGTTCTCGGGACGGAGCCAAAGCTGCTCGCCGGCCTTGATCTGCGGACTTGCGGCATGGCGTTGGAAGTCGACGGAAATGTCGCGTCGCTCGGCGCCGGCGTAGCCTGCCTGGGCCATCCGCTGAACGCCGCCGCCTGGCTCGCCCGCACCTTGTCGGCGGCGGGCACGCCCTTGCGCGCCGGCGACATCGTCCTGACCGGCGCGCTCGGGCCAATGGTGCCCATCGTGCCGGGCAATCGGATCACCGCCGCAATCGGCGGCCTCGGTACCTGCGGTTTCCGGCTCGGTGAACGGGCGTGA